Proteins co-encoded in one Astyanax mexicanus isolate ESR-SI-001 chromosome 1, AstMex3_surface, whole genome shotgun sequence genomic window:
- the LOC103035925 gene encoding potassium voltage-gated channel subfamily S member 2, with product MTGQSLKGLNGASAENSAICINVGGFKRRLLSNILCRFPETRLARLLQCQSKESILELCDDYDDAEKEFYFDRNPALFPYVLNFYNTGRLHVMGELCIFSFSQEIEYWGINEFFIDSCCSSTYHCRIMEPDREEWEDKSDEGSTTSSFDEILEFYSDAAKFDKQPLGSIRRKIWLMLDNPGYSIPSRVISVFSILVVLGSIATMCMNSMSEFALQDSEGLPQEDPRFETVEHFGIGWFTFELIARFMVAPDLLHFFEHPLNLIDLVSILPFYLTLLINLVVESSPALANLGRVAQVLRLMRVFRILKLARHSTGLRSLGATLKNSYKEVGLLLLYLAVGVSFFSVMAYTIEKEDNDGLTTIPACWWWATVSMTTVGYGDVVPGSIAGKLTASACILAGILVVVLPITLIFNKFSLFYKRQKQLEIAMRSCDFDEEIKEVPSMNLRNYYAHKVKSLMASLSNMSRSSLSEQSLNDSLQ from the coding sequence ATGACCGGACAGAGTCTCAAGGGTTTAAATGGAGCCAGTGCAGAAAACAGCGCCATATGCATCAACGTAGGAGGTTTCAAGAGGCGACTTCTATCAAACATCCTCTGCCGTTTCCCAGAGACAAGACTAGCTCGTTTGCTTCAATGCCAGTCAAAGGAATCGATCCTTGAACTGTGCGATGACTACGACGATGCAGAAAAGGAGTTCTATTTTGACAGGAACCCTGCACTTTTCCCCTACGTCCTGAACTTCTACAATACAGGTCGCTTGCATGTTATGGGTGAGCTCTGCATTTTCTCCTTCAGCCAGGAAATTGAATACTGGGGCATCAATGAGTTCTTCATCGACTCCTGTTGCAGCAGCACCTACCACTGCAGGATAATGGAGCCGGATCGAGAGGAGTGGGAGGacaagagtgatgaggggagtaCTACTTCTTCTTTCGATGAGATCTTGGAATTCTACAGTGATGCTGCCAAGTTTGACAAACAGCCACTGGGCAGCATTAGGAGAAAGATCTGGCTGATGCTGGACAATCCTGGCTACTCCATACCCAGTCGTGTCATCAGTGTCTTTTCCATTCTGGTGGTTCTGGGGTCCATAGCTACCATGTGCATGAACAGCATGAGTGAGTTTGCTCTGCAGGACAGTGAAGGCCTTCCTCAGGAAGATCCTCGCTTTGAGACTGTTGAGCATTTTGGAATAGGTTGGTTCACCTTCGAGCTCATAGCGAGGTTCATGGTGGCGCCAGACCTCCTCCACTTCTTCGAGCACCCTCTGAACCTGATCGACCTGGTGTCCATTCTGCCTTTCTACCTCACGCTTCTGATTAACCTGGTGGTTGAAAGCAGTCCTGCACTGGCCAACCTGGGCCGTGTCGCTCAGGTGCTCCGGCTGATGCGTGTCTTCCGAATCCTCAAACTGGCACGGCACTCAACAGGTCTGCGATCTCTTGGAGCTACTCTGAAAAACAGCTACAAGGAAGTAGGGCTGCTGCTATTATACCTGGCGGTGGGGGTGTCCTTCTTCTCTGTGATGGCCTACACCATTGAAAAGGAGGACAATGATGGACTGACCACCATCCCAGCCTGCTGGTGGTGGGCCACAGTTAGCATGACGACAGTGGGCTATGGAGATGTGGTGCCAGGGTCTATCGCAGGGAAGCTCACTGCCTCTGCTTGCATTCTGGCAGGCATCTTGGTGGTAGTGCTGCCCATCACGCTCATCTTCAACAAGTTCTCCTTGTTCTACAAGAGACAGAAGCAGCTGGAGATTGCTATGAGGAGTTGTGATTTTGATGAGGAAATTAAGGAGGTGCCCTCGATGAATCTGAGGAACTATTACGCCCATAAAGTGAAGTCACTCATGGCGAGTCTGTCAAATATGAGTCGCAGTTCTCTCAGTGAGCAAAGCCTGAATGATTCTCTGCAGTAG